One Eurosta solidaginis isolate ZX-2024a chromosome 1, ASM4086904v1, whole genome shotgun sequence genomic window, ATCgtggcaaggattctagcatgagtgcacggtgtcaacgattttaaaAGATGTGCTTTGCAATATCTgaatgtttctccataaattcaatcaaaatactGTTTTTCATTGAATTTTTTCGCTTTCctctattaagaatgaaaatatatgtaaatttacatttatttttataaaataaacttttatttacttaaatttttagaaaatattcaactGCACGAGAAAAACAACTacatatgaaacaagtaaggaaggctaagttcgggtgtaaccgaacattacatactcagttgagagatatggagacaaaataaggaaaatcaccatgtaggaaaatgaacctagggtaaccctggaatgtggttgtatgacatgtgtatcaaatggaaggtattaaagagtattttaagagagagtaggccatagttctatggatggccgccatttagggatatcgccacaaaggtggaccagggctgactctagaatttgtttgtacgatatgggtatcaaatgaaaggtgttactgagcatattaagagggagtgggccttaggtctatcggtgaacgccttttcgagatatctccattaaggtggaccaggggtgactagaatgtgtttgtacgatatgggtatcaaatgaaaggtggtaatgagtattttaaaagggaatgggctttagttctataggtgaacgccttttcgagaaatcgccataaaggtgggccagtggtgactatagaatatgtttatacgatattggtatcaaatgaaagctgttaatgagtattttgaaaaggagtgatccttagttccataggtggacgccgtttcgagatatcgccataaaggtggaccaagggtgtctctagaatgtgtttgtacgatatgggaatcaaatgaaaggtgttactgagcattttaagagggagtgggcattaggtctataggtgggcgccttttcgagatatcgccattagggtgggccaggggtgactctagaatgtttgtacgatatgggtatcaaacgaaaagtgttactgagcattttaagagggagtgggcattaggtctataggtggacgccttttcgaaatgtcgccattaggatgggccagggtgactctagaatgtgtttgtacgatatgggtatcaaatgaaaggtggtaatgagtattttaaaagggagtaatacttggttctataggtggacgccttttcgagatatcgccataaaggtggaccaagggtgactctagaatgtttgtacgatatgggtatcaaacgaaaggtgttactgagcattttaagagggagtgggaattaggtctataggtggacgccttttcgagatatcgccattagggtgggccaggggtgactctagaatgtttgtacgatatgggtatcaaacgaaaggtgttactgagcattttaagagggagtgggcattaggtctatagttggacgccttttcgagatatcgccattagggtgggccaggggtgactctagaatgtttgtacgatatgggtatcaaacgaaaggtgttactgagcattttaagagggagtggacattaggtctataggtggacgccttttcgagatatcgccattagggtgggccaggggtgactctagaatgtttgtacgatatgggtatcaaacgaaaggtgttactgatcattttaagagggagtgggcattaggtctataggtggacgccttttcaagatatcgccattagggtgggccaggggtgactctagaatgtgtttgtacgatatggatatcaaattaaaggtattaatgagggttttaagagcgagtggcccttagatgtatatgtgaaggcgttctcgcgatatcgaccaaaatgtggaccaggtgatccagaaaatcatgtcgggtactgctaatttgtttatatatacaataccactaacagtattcctgccaagattccaagggctgttgatttcgccttgtagaactttttcattttcttctacttaatatggtaggtgtcacacccattttacaaagttttaccctaagttatattttgcgtcaataaaccaatccagttaccatgtttcatcccttttttcgtatttggtatagaattatggcatttttttaatttttcgtaattttcgatatcgataaagtgggcgtggttatggtcggatttcggccattttttataccaagataaagtgagttcagataagtacgtggtctaagtttagtaaagatatatcggtttttgctcaagttattgtgttaacggccgagcggaaggacagacggtggactgtgtataaaaactgggcgtggcttccaccgatttcgcccattttcacagagaacagttaccgtcatagaatctatgcccctaccattgTGCCCCTACCATTGTTGAGAAGGATTggaagatttttgttcgacttatggcattaaaagtattctagacaaactaaatgaaaatgagcGGACCactcccattttgcaattttcttttatttttgtattttgttgcatcatatcattactggagttgaattttgacttaatttacttatatacagtaaatatattaaattttttgttaaaatttgaattaaaaaatttttttttttaaaaagtggccgtgttattcatccaattttgctaatttttatttagcacatatatagtaatagtagtaacgttcctgccaaatttcatcatgatatcttcaacgaatgccaaattacagcttgcaaaacttttaaattaccttcttgtaaaagtgggcggtgccacgcccattgtccaaaatcttactaattttctattctgcgtcataacgtcaaccaacccatctacaaagtttcatcgctttaaccgcctttggcaatgaattatcgcattttttcggtttttcggaattttcgatatcgaaaaagtgggcgtgtttatagtccgatatcgttcattttaaataacgatctgagatgagtgcccaggaatctgcataccaaattttatcaagattcctcaaaattcactcaagttatcgtgttaacggacagacggacggacggacggacggacatggctcaatcaaattttttttcgatactgatgattttgatatatggaagtctatatctatctcgattcctttatacctgtacaaccaaccgttatccaatcaaagttaatatgctctgtgagctctgctcaactgagtataaaaatgaaatccaacagcatttaactgattgttttgtttccgatagcaaaatcgatattatcggattctgtgacacctaaaaccgacactaattccaattcgtatattaaaccgataacattggatttcatgaaaccaaagtaattttttgccgtttttaaatccgattccaacaccaattggattccatgacagccctgagtaAGAGTTCCCAGCTTTGATCTGATCTtagtacccccagcgggttagggggttagaatatacccgcgctaggtatgcctgtcgtaagaggcaactaaaataccggattcaaggtgTTTGTATAGCGCAGcctttttaggttgccagcgcaatacatagcttctccaaacaaaattgtcaacctcacctatccgtggcgaatactgtttcattaacagccgaggctctggcgaccccaaactcttcatggagctagggggtggaagggcaggatggcctagaaggtcgcatgtggtcataacaaatcgttcccaagatggtcggccttggtaccggatctgcatacggcaaaggaccaccaactcgataagactccccaagaccttcggcgagtgtccttatcgctataacaaagacagcaacaacaccaacagcaacaacaacaacatctgatCTTAGTAAGAGGCAATTATAACATCACTCTTCCTCTAGTTCCTTTTTGACGATACTGCATGTTTTCTGGTCTAGATCAACTAGCTATCAAATTGAATAAAGCTTAATTAAAAACTACTTCAAAATTATATTCTTTTATTATGATTTCTTTCTAAATGTAAGGCTTTATCTCGCACGAAATAACAATAATTTCGTTTGCTACAAGGTACATTTTACATTATGCTAATACATGTCTATGTACTAACTATTTATGTATGTGTTATCATGAGCAATTACAATCTAAATACTATACAGAATTCATGTATATACATTACAAgatatattcatgtatatatatatttacacttCATGTATATTTTAGGGATTGGTATacgaaaatgtataaaaactATACGATAGTATCCTACTCAAAGTAAATCAGTAGAATGAATATAGGTAGGTATttaagatgtatgtatgtatgtatgttggtgGTAATTTgtgacacatatgtatgtaggtactagACAATATTATTTGATTATAAGTAATCATAATTAAGtaataaatatgttaaattacATGAAACATTAATTATAAATATAGAAATTTAATTTTCTAATGCTGATCGTAATAGACTTTCACGATATTTGAGTTTGTCATCGCGCAAACGTTCCAACATTGTTATGCGCTTACGAGGTGTTGGTGGCGGCGCAATAGCACGTGGAATTGAAGGAGGCGGCGAAACGTGTATTGGTTTGATGACAGTCTCAGGGCTGCATAAAGTGGCACTAGGCGAGGATTTACCATTTAAAGATGAATCAACTTTTTCAAGCAGCCAATTCAATGTGCTTGTATGTAATGACAATGATGGTTTGATTTTGAAGGATGTTGATGAAGCTTTGGCTACTTTTTCGAGGAAGGTATCTTCGAGTAAAGTAGATTGTAAACGCGCAGCTTCTAATTGACTGGTATCAATTACATGCACTGAATTCGTTTCAGGGCGCTGTGCAGCGAGCAGTCGGGAGCGCATTTGAGGTCTTTCAGCTGGTAACTCAGGCTGTGTTGAAGATGCCGCCGCACCGCTCATTATAACGGATGCAGCTAATCGTTGTGCTGTACCACGTATATGATCTCTACTGTCGGCGGGACCAAGAAGCGATTCAATGCAATGAATTCTAGCTGCTGCTGAACTATTAATCATTGTATTGCGACGCCTTAAGGTACGTGTAGTTGTTTCGTTTTGCGCGCCAACGACATTAATATCCTTCTTAACCAAACTGGAGAGATCATATACAAAGTCTTTATTCTCTGGCTTAATACGATTGCGTATCGGCCGTCTTGCTGGAGTTTTTCCAGCAATCCCATTACTATTTGCTTCTATTGGTGTTTGTGTGCTTTTCAACTTTTGTCTCGTCATTTTAATAGTCGCGACGACGGCAGTGGTTGGCCCAGCGAGTAAACTTGTTTTAGCGCGTTTTATACGCTTTGGTGTTTGTGCATTTTCATTGCCATTTTCCAAATTATCAGTAGACGCACTAGCCACATTCGCTTTACTATCACCATCTAACACAACAATATCACCATCAACATCTTCTCGTGTATAATTCACTTCTTGTTCTGACACATACTCGATGGACATGGTTTCAGGATCACCCGACATACCGTGTGAATTCCCTAAATGATTGACAATATCGTAACGCCGAAAAGCGCGATATTCGCATAAAGTGCAGCCGAAACGTTGTGCGCGATGGTGAAACATAGAGATGTGACGTCGCACATTACTCAGCGCTGTGAATTGTTTATTACAGATTTTGCAACGACATAATAACCTTTTCTCTGGTGGCACAGATCGTACGCGTCGACTTGACTTTTTATCAGCGTCGTCTTCATTTGCTTCAGGTGTATTTGTTGCTATATCGTACACCGTCTCCTCACGTGTCTCCTCCATCGCAAGACTTTGCTCTACCGAAGCGTTATGTGTCACTTCAGTTTGCGAATTTTCTTGTTCATCCACCATCTCTTCCTGGTCTTCATCCTGTTTGGAATCATCACTACCAGATCCAGTCAAATCATCTTGGTCGATTTCGACCGTTTTCAAGCCTACGCCAAATGTTTGTCTTCCTAGATTGGCAAACATTTCATTCAGGAGTTCGGTATCGGGATCTTCAATAGGAGTCGAGGTAAAACTTGGTGGCCTTGTGTTGTCTTTATATGATTTATCCATAGTAGAAACCAGCTTCGTACGTTTTTCACTAGAGCTCATACCATAAATTGTTGTTCTATCGAGTATGCTATTCTTTACTTCACAATGTTGCAAATGTGTAGACAGTGCAGCACGTCTCTCGAATGATTTGTTGCAATATATGCAAGTGGAGAGTAGGTTTTTTGGCTCCGATTCGCGGGCATCACTGGCAGCACAAAATTCAGCTTTTATTTTAGCAATGTTACGCACAATTTCACTGCCGTTTTCCTTTTTAATTTGTGCCATTACTTCATTAGTGGTTGATCCATCAACGCTTGTTTTAATTTTAGCTGTAGAAGTGGAATGAAAACTTAATtaacagtaaaaaaaataagtaaagaaggctaaggtCGGGTGCAACCGAAAATTACGTACTCAGctcagagctttggagacaaaataagggaaaatcaccatgtaggtaaatgaacctagggtaatcctggaatgtttttctatgacatgggtatcaaatggaaggtattaaagagttttttagaagggagtgggccatagttctataggtggacatcatctgtcgggtaccgctaatttatttatatatgtaataccacgaacagtattcctgccatgattccaaaggcttttgatttcgccctgcggaacgttttcattttcttctacttaatatggtaggtgtcacacccattttttaaagttttttctaaggttatattttacgtcaataaaccaatcaaattaccatgtttcatcccttttttcgtatttggtatataattatggcatttttttcatttttcattttagctgaagttatcgtgttaacggtcaagAGGAAccccagcgggctagggggtcagcatatacccgcggtagtatgcctgtcgtaagaagtgactaaaataccagattcaaggggctgtgtagcgccacccttcaggttgccagcgcaatatatatcttctccaaacccaattgtcaacctcacctatccgcggcgaaacttgttttactaacagacgaggctctggcgaccccaagctcctcatggaagttaggggtggggagggagggatgacctgaaggtttaatgtggccacataaatcgttcccgagatggtctggctaccaccttaatggtgctgtgttaccggaacgtactggatctgtatccagcaaagtaccatcacatcgataacactcccaaaagccttcggggagcaaccttatcgctacaacaacaacaacaacaacaacagaaaggacagacggtcgacggtgtataaaaactgcgagtggcttcaaccgatttcgcccattttcacagcaaacagttatcggcatagaagctatgcccttacgaAATTCCACAAGgcttggtacatttttgttcgacttatggcattaaaagtattctagacaaattaaatgaaaaagagcgaagccacgcccattttgcaattttctcttatttttgtattttgttgcaccatatcattactggagttgaatgttgacataatttacttatagactgtaaaaatattcattcgcactttttcggcttttcgaaattttcgatgtcgaaaaagtggtcgtggttgtggtccgatttcattcattttaaatagcgacctgagatgtgCGCCTAGAACCtatataacaaatttcatcaatatacctcaaaatttactcaagttatcgtgtttacggacagacgagcggacggactgacggacatggctaaatgaatttcttttttcgcccagatcattttgatatatagaagtctatatctatatcgattagtttatgccgtttcggattaccgttatacgaacaaaattaatatactctgtgagctctgctcagctgagtataaaaaaaataatatgtagtaattttttttaatgaaaaaagctGTGAATTGTCGTGAAATAAGCCCAAAATAGTTCTAATTTATCAGGCATAGGTCGTAATGAAGGCCGAAATAGTTCGGAAATTAATCAAAAAGTCATCACAAACTTGGGCTCAAATGAATCGTAATAATTTTAAAGTTTCCCTTGGCGTTCTGCATCTTTAAGGCCAAGTTTTCAGTGCAAGTTtcaactccagttaaagttgactagagtttaaccctgccactgtAGCCTCTTAAActaagatgagcagcaaaattttatgttatcgaccAAATTGGCAAGGTTGAACTATAGTCAACTTTAATTGAAGTTCAGGCCAACCACAGCTTTCACCCTATTCTAAGATagatattttttcatttaatacttAAATCTCTTATACAATCGTTATAAAGACACCTTAAGAAGTTCCATTTTAATTAAACatcataataataatactaaaatactTACCTATAAATGGTCTacgatttttcattttctttttctttaaaatagtGCTTGTTGTATTGGTTGATGTTACGATACTTTCTTGTGGTATAAattcttgttttatatttatagcTTGATTCAAAACTGGTGCAGTTTCGTTTATCTTTGTTGCTACTTCTACCTCCACAGCTGGTTGTCGTGGCAGCACAGCCGATTTATCCAAATCACTCTCTTTTGGATCATTAGTTGAAGCGCATGTTTTTGGGTCCTCAACCGCCACTTCTGTGAATGTTTGTAATTTTACACGTTTTGCAAGCATAGCTCCACTTACACCAGCTGACAAGGTTTTACTTAAGATATTGTGTTTCACTGGACAATGCATTAGATGTGCAACAAGAGCCTCTTTACGCTCAAAACCTTTTCCACAATGTTCACATTTATGTAAAGTATTCGAAAGCGTGCGCTTCGCTCTTGTTTGCACGATTATGTGCTCAACGCTAGGTTCAGTCTGCTGTTCTGAGTCCTGAGCTACCGGTGATGGGAATACAATTGCATTTCTGTTGAAAGTACGAAAAAAGGAGTATTATgggatatatttttttaagttgttATTTGATACATACGTGTGGTCCTCACTGAAATGTTTTTCCAGCTCCTTAGTGTTGGAGAAACTCAATTTGCAACGTTCCTGTGGGCAGGAAAGAATTTTCGGTATTTTCTCGGCTTCATTTTCTTCTGCCGCTTGCGGTGGAGTCACGGCACGTTCACCTTGATAAtagagatttttttaaattaatttatttatacatatgtaagttcttattaatatcttaatatataaaaaacatgtgtcacacaattgaggccaatggactcctaaactactgaaccgattttgaatttgttttgcaccccatgtgtagtttgatctaacttgaaatataggataggtctcTAGGGTCtctagaccaaaacgtggacccgggtacccctagagtgtgtgtatagaatatggatatcaaatgaaagctgttgatgagtgctttagtagagggtaattttcatacccctggtaggtctcgagatataggccaaaacgtggacccgggcacccctagaatgtgtttatacaatatggatatcaaatgaaagctgttgatgagtgctttagtacagagtaatatattatccagagacggactgggactgggattaggactaggactgggactgagactcgaaatgggactgggactgggactggaataaaatacataccaccttctgggacaggcaataagggatgcagaagaatgagaagaaattgagagaacagaaaagagagaaggagattaagAAAGAGATagatgagacgaagatggagatagatgtagcgaaaaagacggagggagaagtgaataaaaggattaggaaaaagtgaagaggggggatcGCAGTCAgactgaaaaagcttattaaaatgtatgcaattcTCAATGCCCAAAGCGGCAGATATAATATTTAAGCCAGCTATCGAAAATAATTTCATGATACGTCAAATCTGGGGAACATAAAAACAGTCGATATTGAAATAGTTACAAAAATACGATATTCTTCGACACTTGTTGTCTTATCGCTTTTACAACATCCATTCCTATCGAAATAGTATCCTAAATACTGTCGCTTTCGTGTCTAAATGTTATTTCCCTTCAGAGTTCTTCCCGAAGGCTGATAAGAACTGAAACATTATAAGAATTCGAAACGATCATTTCATCCGATATGTGGAGGTCAGGTTGACAATGGGATTGTTGTGGTCGTTGTAGGTGTGCTTCGACCCCTTCGAGTAGGTGCCATCActaacaaattgttatcaatatcatttaacgggagtccaaacaTGATTTGGATATTAGAGGCGTTAGTTCCGCATAACAATtgcaaagatggttggtgtcatgtgtgggGTTGGAGGAACTAATTAGATATAAAGCTACATATTGCGCCTTCAGTATTTGTTGACATATAATATTCTTTTTagcaaattatatatttttcttcaaattagGTCTTTATAAATAAATCGGCCAATGTTTGGGATTTTACGCAATTTCAGGTAAAGTTATCAAGTGTAATGGCATACATCTGTGCATAtatggcaatgatacaaaggataaacttcgacacaaggataacagagtactcgtctacaagaattgatttgctattcagtaacaatgataaagttaaagcagtaaatataggtaaacatcgcatttctgaccatgagacaatccacttcgaagtgccaacaacaaagctttgtaaaatgagaaggtatgctactgttacatgttgggagtactatagtgctgaaaatcttttaactttgctacgaacatgcgatttcagctttatgtcaatttccggagtagaaactaaaactaaagccctaaacgaagttttaactgtggctatgcaagcactgacttatataaagaggacccaaatacagataagaaataagtggtacgaccgagaattaacaaacctgcataaaagaaaaatagaatcttataaaactgctcgaaatactggattttgggacgaatataacgtcattaagaaaatatataaaagaaccataatttataaaaaaaagaaatacatggaagatagagtaaatcataacaatggcgatatgaaacgtatgtggaagtgtctaaaagacctcgtcgagcttaatgatgttaaaaaacatatcactaaaattgtaattaacggtgaatgcctggaaaatgaatatgatatagctaatgccctaaataacttttttatacaaagtattgttgaaattaatgatagcatcgaagaaattgtaaatggggatgaaataagcgcaaatcatagtaatccatttgaaacatttaaatttactgacattgtagtggacgatattattattatcacaaaatcacttaaaaacaaatatggcggcgacaagcttttatcggagggtgtcgttaaagatgccatgacatatactgctaatttctacaaagacataattaacgaatccttaaacagcggtattgtacctagttactggaaaatttcaacaataatacctgttgaaaaagtaaaaaatacaatgaaacccgaggaactacgtccaattaacacgttacctacagatgaaaaaattatggagacagtggtgaaggatcaacttgtggcatacttagagaagcacaatgtgattatcccagaacaatcgggattcaggaagagccattcttgtgaaacagcgttgaatatggtaattgcagattggaaagaagacatggcggacaaaaaatttacggtgtctgtcttcttggatttaaaacgggcttttgaaactgtcgatagatctgagctattggacgttatgtttaaaattggtataagaggaaaggctttggaatggttccggagttatttgggtgacagaaaacagagaacgataattggaaaggaggtttcatcagtggtggatgttaacattggtttaccacaaggctcggtcttggcgccaatattgtttacattgtatatcaatgatatcaaaagatgcttaaaatattgtaaaatacgtctatttgcggatgatgcattgcttatcataagtgaaaaatatgcagaatgtgccatgctgaaagtacaagaagacctggactcgctatacaaatggttatgccttagaaaactgaaattaaatgtcgaaaaaactaagttcatgatattttgtaaaaacactaatatcataagtaacaatagtttaaataatattacgctgaaggtaaaaaacatggaaatccaaagagtagacaaaattaagtatttaggagttttgattgatgataatctaaattttggagagcatgtaacttatctggaaaggaaaattgcacagaaaataggcttcatgtatagaacatgtaaacatatcagtcaaagtcataaaatattggtatatcgttcaattattgaaccacactttatttattgtcctactattctgctattaagtaatgatatatatattaagaaacttcaaatacagcaaaacaaggcaatgcgatttattttaaaatgtcctccaagaacgccaaaaattgtaatgctcaatagattaaactggcttagtattaaacagtcagttagttatttcacattgaaatttatacaccaacttaggttaggaatgttaccgaattacctgagtagtaaaatacattataatcatgaaatccacaattatggaacaagaaattgcaataatataagactgcctagaataagaactgagttcgccaaaaggtctcttgaatatttagggtataaaatgtataatgagttaccttctgatttgaaagactgtgaaaatattagtaagttcaaagaaaaattgtttttatattgtacgtcactaaatgtgacataagtatttatgtttaatctcttattttaacctaaactaggtcttaaagaccgtaataataaataaataaaaaataaataaatatatgcctTATCCCAGCACTTCCTAGCATGAGGTCTTATAAATTGGGCTTTATAGATATTAAGAGCGCATTAAAGATCGGTGGTTGTTTGGAAAATCAATTctggcaaaaaaaaatatatgtatggctTGTACGAGCTAATAAAATTCTACAAGTATTTATGATTAAAAAAACAGAGAAAATCATAAACA contains:
- the LOC137237950 gene encoding uncharacterized protein isoform X1; this translates as MRKQRTSDYYSSDTEQITSEDIDVSATMAMDFPDIFVMRPQMQTNIGGSFKEAKQLYDNGDDEVRQLLLKECSLIYECKKCRNMFRSLTQFIGHKRVFCRSSVCNNDGDIAGGGNYNGFSSNHVIATKKVSDDTSGICESVLENVIDNTSVQQTGILCENNELRDEKITGERAVTPPQAAEENEAEKIPKILSCPQERCKLSFSNTKELEKHFSEDHTNAIVFPSPVAQDSEQQTEPSVEHIIVQTRAKRTLSNTLHKCEHCGKGFERKEALVAHLMHCPVKHNILSKTLSAGVSGAMLAKRVKLQTFTEVAVEDPKTCASTNDPKESDLDKSAVLPRQPAVEVEVATKINETAPVLNQAINIKQEFIPQESIVTSTNTTSTILKKKKMKNRRPFIAKIKTSVDGSTTNEVMAQIKKENGSEIVRNIAKIKAEFCAASDARESEPKNLLSTCIYCNKSFERRAALSTHLQHCEVKNSILDRTTIYGMSSSEKRTKLVSTMDKSYKDNTRPPSFTSTPIEDPDTELLNEMFANLGRQTFGVGLKTVEIDQDDLTGSGSDDSKQDEDQEEMVDEQENSQTEVTHNASVEQSLAMEETREETVYDIATNTPEANEDDADKKSSRRVRSVPPEKRLLCRCKICNKQFTALSNVRRHISMFHHRAQRFGCTLCEYRAFRRYDIVNHLGNSHGMSGDPETMSIEYVSEQEVNYTREDVDGDIVVLDGDSKANVASASTDNLENGNENAQTPKRIKRAKTSLLAGPTTAVVATIKMTRQKLKSTQTPIEANSNGIAGKTPARRPIRNRIKPENKDFVYDLSSLVKKDINVVGAQNETTTRTLRRRNTMINSSAAARIHCIESLLGPADSRDHIRGTAQRLAASVIMSGAAASSTQPELPAERPQMRSRLLAAQRPETNSVHVIDTSQLEAARLQSTLLEDTFLEKVAKASSTSFKIKPSLSLHTSTLNWLLEKVDSSLNGKSSPSATLCSPETVIKPIHVSPPPSIPRAIAPPPTPRKRITMLERLRDDKLKYRESLLRSALEN